The genomic DNA CCCAAGGAGATAAAGAGGTTTTACTCAAGTCTGTGGCTTTGGCTATGCCAATATTTGCTATGTCCTGTTTTAAATTGCTAAAAACTACTTGTGACAACCTAGAAAGTGCTATAGCTTCCTTCTGGTGGAATTCAAGTGAGCACTCTAAAAAAATTCATTGGCAGAGCTGGGAGAGGTTATGTTTACCAAAAGAGTATgggggtttaggatttagagaTATTCAATCTTTTAACCAAACCCTTTTAGCAAAGCAAGCATGGAGAGTTATGCAATGTAAGGATAGTCTGTTCTCAAGACTGATGAAAAGTTGATATTTTGAGGATGCAGAGTTCTTACAAGCCGTGTTGGGTCAAAGACCCTCTTTCGGTTGGAGAAGCATTTTGTTTGGCAGAGAGTTCTTACAAACCGTGTTGGAGAAGcattttgtttagtattttgttCGGTTGGAGAAGcattttgtttggtattttgTTCGGTTGGAGAAGCATTTTGTTTGGCAGAGACCCTCTTTCGAGATCTAACTGTCACGGTTATGAAGGATATGGTTGGACGGggaagaagttaaaaaaacacatataatacaCGATATAAGAATCTGTGTTTCATTGTTGATTACACTTTGTTGATAATGGCTGTCAATTCTCGAGTTCGAATCCGcgttttatcttttattttaaaaaacaagaaaactttCATCTAGAGTGAATCGAACCCACGGCAGTTTGAAAACCAAACTCCCCCATTAACCAATGGACCACGACATTCTTTCAACAAATGTTAGAAAACAAACGTATATATATCTTGTCTTTGACTAAACCGAGATTGTTAACGACAAAATTACGACATGTTTAAAATGGCCAGGTCAACAAAGCtttactattttatcaaaaagtcAAACTAAACTTTGGGATTAAAACGACATCTCGAAAATTCATGCTTTTTTCgtttcaaatttgaaagttgggaATTTTTATGGCATTTTTCCCATAAAAAAAACcgatgattattaattttttttattcacccTGCATGACACACAACATGCTACAACATATAATACACTATTAAGATATAAGTATGATTTAATATGATTCTTGTTGTCGAGAATGACTATCATACGTTTTTGGTCTAGTGACTATTATATGTTAATTTGGGGAAAATAGAGCAAGTATATAAAATAGTTATAAAGATTACCAAAACTTATGTACATCAATGATTGAATTAATGAATACTAATAGGAGTACCGAAGAACATAATTTGATTACTCTTTGAAGAACGATTAGTTCCCCTAAAATCTACAGTAAACtctacaaaaattaaatataatattcgAATTTTAAGATTCcagattattattacttttttttttataagtttatgttttatacGAAAAAGAATCGAATCAATTTGGAACGTTGGCGTGATCTTGAAATAGAATTACATCTCTCTCATCTTATTTTGGAAGTTAATTGTAGAGAGTTTTTTGGTATAGGCCTGATCTCATATAGGCACTAATGGTAGGAGGAGTTTTAACTCTCGTATATGGTTAAGGAGTAAGGGAAACTCTTGACTTTGTAATGAATGTTGGTCTTTTGAcctgataatatatatatatcaacagatgacaaaaaaaaaaaacaatttggaaCGTTGGCGTGacctcttatttattttacatacacTTGACGACCCATATACAACAAATCTATCAAATCAAGGCGTGAcctcctttttattttctttgtcacACTCAAGAGTGTCACCTTAAGACTTTTCTTGATTCATCAATGCTAACGTAAGCCAGTACTTCACAATTCATTATTCATTTCATATTAATAGTGATGTATTAAGTAAGTAGAAagccaaaaaataattaaacaaaaattgttgttatCAACTCTTCCACTAGCTAAAACAAAACCACCCGAATTTTCGACGAACATCCAACCAAAACTCAGATTGTTGCTCAAGCAAGTTGTGGAgacctttattattattattactaggttttgaacccacgtgTAGCGtagatttatttaatatattttagtgaatattatatatgattgatgatagttatgaaatattatctcataaaaaactttaaattactattaagacAAATTTGAAACACacaatttgaaaaaatatataacgtTACACtgcttttaaaaattcaaatccgataaaaaaatcattactaggttttgaacccacgtgTAGcatgaatttatttaatatattttggtgaatattatatataattgatgatagttatgaaatattatctcataaaaaactttaaattactattaagacAAATTTGAAACACacaatttgaaaaaatatataacgtTATACtgcttttaaaaattcaaatccgataaaaaaatcatgaatttatacttaaatgttatactatttttctttctcttctttgtcaaCTTCCTCACATTGttccactgaataatcattcaaaaatttttttttacactaccACATAACTTGTTAACTAATCAAACTCTACGACCAAAGTCATTGCCTCTTGTTCTCtttaaatttgtgcaattcatgaaaaccaaCATAGTCACCACATGCATTTaattattgatactttcaccGTATACTTACTCGGTTTTAGATTCACACGTATTGAGActtctcaaataaaaaaaactacaaaattgtaaattctcaaaccaaaatctttaatactacaaaattataaattacttggaaagaaagtaatatgaacaaattgtatagctaataaaatatGTGTGCTTGTCgttgatccttcttctttaaaccccaaaacttgactcaaacaacatcaaatctaggtcttgcgatgtcaatcatTCTTTCTTTATccccttatttgtttattctttgtacTGAAGTTCTGATAGCTAATATCAAAAAGGCAGAAAGGGAGGAAAAGATTACGGGCATTAAGATTGCTCGTGATTTGCCCCCTATTTCTCATTTGCtctttgcggatgatagtctgtttttctgTCAAGCGGATGAAGAACAATGTTCAACGGTCATGAATATCATAGGCAACTATGGTAAAGCATCTGGTCAGGAGGTAAATTTGGATAAGTCCTCcattatgtttggtaaaaaggtGACTTCAGAGGTTAAGGACAGGGTAAAATCAGTCATTGGAATCTCCAAGGAAGGGGGTATGGGTTCCTATTTGGGAATTCCTGAGAGTCTCGGAGGATCGAGAGTTCAAGTCTTCGGTTACGTTCGAGATAGGATGAATGACCGGGTGAATGGTTGGACAACAAAATTCTTATCTAAGGGAGGGAAGGAAGTATTAC from Camelina sativa cultivar DH55 chromosome 7, Cs, whole genome shotgun sequence includes the following:
- the LOC104704857 gene encoding uncharacterized protein LOC104704857 codes for the protein MSIILSLSPYLFILCTEVLIANIKKAEREEKITGIKIARDLPPISHLLFADDSLFFCQADEEQCSTVMNIIGNYGKASGQEVNLDKSSIMFGKKVTSEVKDRVKSVIGISKEGGMGSYLGIPESLGGSRVQVFGYVRDRMNDRVNGWTTKFLSKGGKEVLLKLVALALPTHVMSCFKLPQGLTTKLTSAISNFWWSSDGKDRGLHWVA